Proteins from a genomic interval of Odontesthes bonariensis isolate fOdoBon6 chromosome 7, fOdoBon6.hap1, whole genome shotgun sequence:
- the golt1bb gene encoding golgi transport 1Bb translates to MISLTDSQKIGMGLTGFGVFFLFFGMMLFFDKALLAIGNILFVSGLSFVIGLERTFRFFFQRHKAKATGFFLGGVLVVLIGWPIIGVILEIYGFFLLFRGFFPVAVGFIRRVPILGSLLSLPGISALVDKIGESNTMV, encoded by the exons ATGATTTCACTCACAGATTCACAAa AAATTGGGATGGGGCTCACGGGATTTGGtgtgtttttcctcttctttgggATGATGCTGTTTTTTGATAAAGCACTCCTCGCCATTGGAAAT ATCCTGTTTGTCTCAGGCCTATCTTTCGTCATAGGCTTAGAGCGCACCTTCAGATTTTTCTTCCAGAGACATAAAGCGAAAGCCACCGGCTTCTTCCTGGGAGGCGTCTTGGTGGTTCTGATCGGCTGGCCGATCATTGGAGTTATTCTAGAGATCTACGGATTCTTCCTTTTATTCAG GGGATTCTTCCCAGTGGCGGTGGGATTCATCAGACGAGTACCCATACTCGGATCTTTGCTCAGCTTACCAGGAATCAGTGCG CTGGTGGACAAAATTGGCGAGAGCAACACCATGGTATAA
- the LOC142384731 gene encoding spexin prohormone 1-like, which yields MPLKVTPLVVLMLSQCWAAPQRRHWTPQAILYLKGAQGHRSALERSSREEGDTLHLVNQQIDDGRGSSLDSFILLELLQRAVEKGGGQT from the exons ATGCCTCTAAAAGTCACTCCGCTTGTGGTGTTGATGTTATCTCAGTGCTGGGCTGCTCCGCAG AGGAGACACTGGACTCCTCAGGCCATCTTATATCTTAAAGGAGCAC AAGGGCACCGCTCAGCGTTGGAGCgcagcagcagagaagaaggggACACGTTACATTTAG TGAATCAGCAGATCGATGATGGACGTGGATCATCCTTGGATTCATTCATTCTTCTGGAGCTCCTGCAGCGAGCTGTGGAAAAAG GTGGGGGGCAGACTTGA